The Paenibacillus tianjinensis genome has a window encoding:
- a CDS encoding (2Fe-2S) ferredoxin domain-containing protein: MTTWNLQGTVNHLLICGGSSCRKHKGEEVAEAIEGEIEKQGAGRLIHTTVTRCNGRCSDSCVVISYPEGVWYKEITPKLGKALVRRLLEGERLEDNVVYTYEGQFLAAAERGTKGKKKK, translated from the coding sequence GTGACGACCTGGAATTTGCAAGGAACGGTGAATCATCTGCTTATCTGCGGCGGCAGCAGCTGCAGGAAGCATAAAGGCGAAGAGGTAGCTGAAGCGATAGAGGGTGAAATTGAGAAGCAGGGGGCCGGGAGACTGATTCATACGACAGTAACCCGCTGCAACGGAAGATGCTCGGATTCCTGCGTGGTGATCTCCTATCCGGAGGGCGTGTGGTATAAAGAGATCACTCCGAAATTGGGCAAGGCACTGGTACGCAGGCTGCTCGAAGGGGAGCGGCTTGAGGACAACGTCGTTTATACTTATGAGGGCCAATTCCTTGCTGCTGCCGAGAGAGGCACAAAAGGCAAGAAGAAAAAATAA
- a CDS encoding GerAB/ArcD/ProY family transporter — protein sequence MRKEVIGPFQLFAMIVLFELGTAVVVPIGLESGHAVWISILLALPGGILLYLVFADLYRQFPDLVISGYTRKILGRWIGWPLSLLYLPVLMYNGSRNLREAGDLLISSTYDRTPIFIINSIMVIAVMYILYKGIEVFSRTAEIYFWLIVIMGLVSNFVVIISGLVQLKNLFPVHPGEWLEALGSAYPSIWIFPYGELVCFTAILPHFNTRNKVKKTGIGAMALSAFLLSFTHAVEMSVLGTDIYSRTTFPMFTTITLVNVANFIQRLDAIVILTLIIGVFFKMSIYCYAAVSIAADLFNVKEPRKLMFPVGVVVLFSSFVSAENYPMHMKDGVTFLKYILPFMCAVIPILLFLVHRFRRRFGLYK from the coding sequence ATGCGAAAAGAAGTCATCGGTCCATTTCAACTGTTTGCCATGATTGTACTGTTCGAGCTGGGAACGGCGGTTGTTGTTCCAATTGGTCTGGAGAGCGGACATGCGGTATGGATCTCGATTCTGCTGGCTCTGCCGGGCGGCATCCTGTTATATTTGGTTTTTGCTGATTTGTACCGGCAATTCCCTGATCTGGTGATCAGCGGCTATACCCGAAAGATTTTGGGGAGATGGATCGGCTGGCCGCTTAGTCTGCTATACTTGCCGGTCCTCATGTATAACGGTTCCCGAAATCTGCGGGAGGCAGGTGATTTGCTGATTTCTTCAACTTACGATAGAACACCTATCTTTATAATCAACTCCATAATGGTCATTGCCGTAATGTATATCCTGTATAAGGGGATAGAAGTCTTCTCCAGAACAGCAGAGATCTATTTCTGGCTGATTGTCATTATGGGGCTGGTCTCAAATTTTGTTGTGATTATTTCCGGGCTGGTCCAGTTAAAGAATCTCTTTCCTGTACACCCGGGGGAGTGGCTGGAGGCACTGGGCTCCGCCTATCCCAGCATCTGGATTTTTCCGTATGGTGAACTGGTCTGCTTCACTGCCATCCTGCCTCACTTCAATACCAGAAACAAGGTTAAGAAAACAGGCATAGGCGCTATGGCCTTAAGCGCTTTTCTGCTCAGCTTTACCCATGCGGTTGAAATGTCTGTGCTTGGTACGGATATTTACAGCCGGACTACCTTCCCGATGTTTACCACCATCACACTGGTCAATGTGGCTAACTTCATTCAGCGGCTCGATGCCATTGTGATCCTGACGCTGATTATTGGCGTCTTTTTTAAAATGTCAATCTACTGTTATGCGGCGGTATCGATTGCAGCGGATTTGTTCAACGTTAAGGAACCACGCAAGCTGATGTTCCCTGTTGGAGTTGTAGTGCTGTTCAGCTCATTTGTCAGTGCGGAGAATTACCCGATGCATATGAAGGACGGGGTAACTTTTCTGAAGTATATCCTGCCTTTTATGTGTGCCGTTATTCCCATTCTATTATTTCTGGTGCACCGCTTCCGGCGCAGGTTCGGGTTGTACAAATAA